The following proteins come from a genomic window of Winogradskyella sp. PC-19:
- a CDS encoding bifunctional riboflavin kinase/FAD synthetase has protein sequence MSLNNGHFSKILTIGTFDGVHLGHQKILKKLKKLSQQKKLIPSVLTFFPHPRMVLQQNHSIKLINTISERRLLLEKFGVDLICVKTFTKEFANLSARDYVKGILIDELNTKHIVIGYDHHFGKNRSANIDDLIRFSKEFDFEIEQISAKDIEEVTVSSTKIRKALDQGNVALANSYLGYNYFLTGKVVRGHSIGRTIDFPTANIYIEEDYKLIPKDGVYIVKAKIDSIIVYGMMNIGHNPTIKNKPHSIEVHFFDFEKDLYGQQIVIEMLTRLRDEHKFENVEALKKQLKDDRKNALLYIDSLL, from the coding sequence ATGTCATTAAATAACGGTCATTTCAGTAAAATTTTAACAATTGGAACCTTTGATGGCGTGCATTTGGGGCATCAAAAAATATTAAAAAAGTTAAAGAAACTGTCTCAGCAGAAAAAACTGATACCTAGTGTATTAACTTTTTTTCCACATCCAAGAATGGTACTCCAACAAAACCACTCTATAAAATTAATAAATACTATATCTGAAAGAAGGCTTCTACTAGAGAAATTTGGTGTCGACTTAATATGTGTAAAAACATTCACAAAAGAATTTGCAAACTTATCTGCCAGAGACTATGTCAAAGGCATTTTGATTGATGAGCTAAACACAAAACATATTGTTATTGGCTACGATCATCATTTTGGTAAAAATCGAAGTGCCAATATAGATGACCTTATAAGGTTTTCAAAAGAGTTTGATTTCGAAATTGAACAAATCTCAGCTAAAGATATCGAAGAGGTTACTGTTAGCTCTACTAAAATTCGAAAAGCACTTGACCAAGGAAACGTTGCTTTAGCAAACTCATATTTAGGCTACAATTATTTTTTAACAGGAAAAGTTGTAAGAGGTCACAGTATTGGAAGAACAATAGATTTTCCTACTGCAAACATTTATATCGAAGAGGATTATAAATTAATTCCTAAAGATGGTGTTTACATCGTAAAAGCAAAAATAGATAGTATTATCGTTTACGGCATGATGAATATCGGTCATAACCCTACTATAAAAAACAAGCCACACTCTATTGAAGTTCACTTTTTTGATTTTGAGAAAGACTTATATGGTCAACAAATAGTCATTGAAATGCTAACGCGACTTAGAGATGAACATAAATTTGAAAATGTTGAGGCTTTAAAAAAGCAGCTGAAAGATGACAGAAAAAATGCCTTGTTATACATAGACTCTTTATTATGA
- a CDS encoding HTTM domain-containing protein has protein sequence MMNSFLFKHIDNSALVVFRILFGLLCFLESVGAIFTGWVKKTLIDPQFTFNFLGFDWLQPLSGNGMYIYYSVMGIFGVLIMLGYKYRLSAFGFALMWTGTYFMQKTSYNNHYYLLFLLSFIMAVLPANRYASLDVKLNPKLKSISMPNWCRWVFIIQLFIVYTYASLAKIYPDWLDASVIKLLMQSKSHFPVVGEFLQNESVHYFIAYSGILFDGLVIPLLLFKPTRKYIFYASIFFHLFNSFVFHIGIFPYLSLAFCLFFFDAKTVRNLFLKNKELYVGNEVKTPNYQSVFKIAFALYFIIQIGLPLRHYFIQDNVLWTEEGHRLSWRMMLRAKSGSIYFRVVDNATNNLIPIKLDDYLSRKQQRSLATKPDFIWQFSQRLNKQFEAEGKDISIFATSYLSVNGKPSKRFINPEIDLVKAEWNYFKHNTWILPSK, from the coding sequence ATTATGAATTCGTTCTTATTTAAACATATAGACAACAGCGCATTAGTTGTTTTTAGAATACTATTTGGTCTATTATGTTTTTTGGAGTCTGTTGGGGCCATTTTTACTGGTTGGGTAAAAAAAACACTGATTGACCCTCAATTTACCTTCAATTTTTTAGGCTTTGATTGGTTACAACCGTTATCAGGAAACGGAATGTATATATACTATAGTGTAATGGGGATTTTTGGTGTACTCATTATGCTAGGTTATAAGTACAGGTTAAGTGCTTTTGGATTTGCGCTCATGTGGACTGGTACTTATTTCATGCAGAAAACATCATATAATAACCACTACTATCTATTGTTTTTGTTGAGTTTTATAATGGCTGTTTTACCAGCAAACAGATATGCCTCTTTAGATGTAAAACTTAATCCAAAACTCAAAAGCATATCAATGCCTAATTGGTGTCGATGGGTATTTATTATTCAGCTTTTTATTGTCTACACATACGCTTCTCTTGCCAAAATATATCCGGATTGGTTAGATGCATCAGTAATTAAATTATTGATGCAAAGCAAATCTCACTTTCCTGTAGTTGGCGAATTTCTTCAAAATGAAAGTGTTCATTATTTTATAGCATATTCTGGTATTTTATTTGATGGTTTGGTTATACCTCTACTACTTTTTAAGCCGACTCGAAAATATATTTTTTACGCATCTATCTTCTTTCATCTTTTTAATTCATTTGTATTTCATATTGGCATCTTTCCATACCTTTCATTGGCGTTTTGTTTGTTTTTCTTTGATGCAAAAACAGTCAGGAATTTATTTTTAAAGAACAAAGAATTATATGTCGGTAATGAAGTAAAAACACCAAATTATCAAAGTGTTTTCAAAATCGCTTTTGCTCTTTATTTTATTATACAAATAGGATTACCACTTCGTCACTACTTCATTCAGGATAATGTATTATGGACCGAGGAAGGACATCGCCTTTCGTGGCGAATGATGTTGCGCGCCAAAAGCGGAAGCATATATTTTAGGGTAGTAGATAACGCTACTAACAACTTAATTCCAATAAAACTCGACGATTACCTTAGTAGAAAACAGCAACGTAGCTTAGCAACGAAGCCAGATTTTATATGGCAGTTTTCTCAAAGATTAAATAAACAATTTGAAGCTGAAGGTAAAGATATTTCAATCTTTGCGACATCTTATCTTAGCGTTAACGGCAAACCTTCAAAACGATTTATTAATCCAGAAATTGATTTAGTAAAAGCGGAGTGGAATTATTTTAAACACAATACCTGGATTCTACCCTCAAAATAG